A single region of the Paramicrobacterium fandaimingii genome encodes:
- the alaS gene encoding alanine--tRNA ligase, which translates to MKTSEIRQRWLDYFGERGHTVVPSASLVSEDPTVMFTIAGMVPFIPYLTGLIPAPYPRATSVQKCIRTNDIDEVGKTPRHGTFFQMTGNFSFGDYFKEGAIGYAWELLTSSESSGGYGFDEKDLWVTVYKDDDEAIALWKSIAGLPDERIQRLDKDTNYWSTGHPGPAGPSSEIFFDRGPAYGADGGPATDDDRYVEIWNLVFMQYAIENVRSKTEFDIVGELPSKNIDTGLGLERVAFLKQGVENMYEIDQVRPVLDSASELSGRRYGADHDDDVRMRVIADHVRSSLMLMSDGVTPSNEGRGYILRRLLRRSVRAMRLLGVEGPSFPELFTASRDVMSASYPEVSHDFARISQSAYGEEETFLHTLESGTSILDLAVDTSKKENKKVLAGDTAFLLHDTYGFPIDLTLEIADEAGLSVDRNAFDSLMSQQKQRAKADAKSKKSQVADLSVYGAFRAHGETRFLGYTEMTAESRVLGLIVDGTSVTSASQGQTAEVILAETALYAESGGQDADKGTIVGNGYELEVLDVQKPVKGLISHTVVVTRGVVSVDAEATTIVDATYRRGARQAHSGTHVIHAALRQILGPNAHQSGSYNKAGYLRLDFSWNQALSRETLTEIEEISNNAIRDNLEVVTRELPLDEAKSLGAMALFGEKYGDVVRVVDIGGPWSRELCAGTHVSTSAEIGMINLVNESSVGSTNRRVESLVGLEAFDDLAAERAIVRELTSSLKTPREQLPSRISDLVANLKQAEKKIKEYESRAQAQRVPALLASAQTVGSIRVVAEELTDMTSADDVRTLVTTTRERLGSEPSIVALAANITGRPVIIVATNEAARSAGVRAGHIVRTAAGVLGGGGGGKDDIAQGGGQDATAIPAALTSVIDAVKA; encoded by the coding sequence ATGAAGACTTCCGAGATTCGTCAGCGCTGGCTTGACTACTTTGGGGAGCGAGGACACACGGTCGTGCCGAGTGCCTCGCTTGTGAGCGAAGACCCGACCGTGATGTTCACGATCGCCGGCATGGTCCCGTTCATCCCCTATCTCACCGGGCTGATTCCCGCGCCGTATCCTCGCGCAACGAGTGTGCAGAAGTGCATCAGGACGAACGACATCGACGAGGTGGGCAAGACCCCACGTCACGGAACGTTCTTCCAGATGACCGGCAACTTCTCCTTTGGCGACTATTTCAAGGAAGGCGCCATCGGGTATGCCTGGGAGCTTCTGACCTCGTCCGAGTCCAGCGGTGGGTACGGCTTCGACGAGAAGGATCTCTGGGTCACCGTCTACAAAGACGATGACGAGGCGATCGCTCTGTGGAAGAGCATCGCCGGACTGCCGGACGAACGCATCCAACGCCTCGACAAAGACACGAACTACTGGTCGACGGGGCATCCCGGACCGGCCGGTCCGAGTTCGGAGATCTTCTTTGATCGCGGGCCTGCCTACGGTGCAGACGGCGGCCCCGCGACAGATGACGACCGCTACGTCGAGATCTGGAACCTCGTGTTCATGCAGTACGCCATCGAGAATGTCCGAAGCAAGACGGAGTTTGACATCGTCGGCGAGCTGCCCTCCAAGAACATCGACACCGGTCTTGGACTCGAGCGTGTCGCATTCTTGAAGCAGGGCGTCGAGAACATGTACGAGATCGACCAGGTTCGCCCCGTTCTCGACAGCGCCTCGGAGCTTTCCGGACGTCGCTACGGCGCCGACCACGATGACGACGTGCGCATGCGCGTGATCGCCGACCATGTTCGCTCCTCCCTCATGCTCATGAGCGACGGTGTCACACCGTCGAATGAAGGTCGCGGTTACATCTTGCGTCGGCTCTTGCGACGCAGCGTGCGTGCCATGCGCCTTCTCGGCGTCGAGGGCCCCAGCTTCCCCGAGCTCTTCACGGCTTCTCGCGATGTGATGAGCGCGTCGTACCCGGAAGTCTCCCACGATTTCGCCCGCATTTCGCAGTCCGCCTACGGTGAGGAAGAGACGTTTCTCCACACGTTGGAAAGCGGCACATCGATTCTCGACCTCGCTGTCGACACCTCGAAGAAGGAAAACAAGAAGGTTCTCGCGGGCGACACCGCTTTCCTGCTGCACGACACGTACGGTTTTCCCATCGATCTCACCCTCGAGATTGCCGATGAGGCCGGCTTAAGCGTTGACCGCAACGCGTTTGACTCACTGATGTCGCAGCAGAAGCAGCGGGCGAAGGCAGACGCGAAGAGCAAGAAATCGCAGGTCGCTGATCTCAGCGTTTACGGCGCCTTCCGTGCCCACGGTGAGACCCGCTTCCTCGGCTACACCGAGATGACCGCCGAATCGCGCGTGCTCGGACTCATTGTCGATGGCACGTCGGTGACGAGCGCTTCGCAGGGGCAGACGGCAGAGGTGATTCTTGCCGAAACAGCGCTCTACGCCGAGTCTGGCGGTCAGGATGCCGACAAGGGAACCATCGTCGGAAACGGCTACGAACTCGAGGTTCTCGACGTGCAGAAGCCGGTGAAGGGCCTCATCAGCCACACGGTGGTTGTGACGCGCGGTGTCGTGTCTGTTGACGCCGAGGCGACGACGATCGTCGATGCGACATATCGCCGCGGCGCGCGACAGGCTCACTCCGGCACACATGTGATCCACGCGGCGCTTCGCCAGATTCTCGGCCCGAACGCCCACCAATCGGGCTCATACAACAAGGCTGGGTACCTGCGTCTCGACTTCTCGTGGAACCAGGCGCTCTCGCGGGAGACCCTGACAGAGATCGAAGAGATTTCCAACAACGCGATTCGTGACAATCTCGAGGTCGTCACACGCGAGCTGCCGCTCGACGAGGCAAAGTCGCTGGGCGCCATGGCACTGTTCGGGGAGAAATACGGCGATGTCGTGCGCGTCGTCGATATCGGAGGACCCTGGTCTCGGGAACTCTGCGCGGGAACGCACGTGTCAACGAGCGCCGAGATCGGCATGATCAACCTCGTGAACGAGTCTTCGGTCGGCTCGACGAATCGTCGTGTCGAATCACTCGTTGGCCTCGAAGCATTTGACGACCTTGCGGCGGAGCGAGCGATTGTTCGCGAACTCACCTCGTCGTTGAAGACGCCGAGAGAACAGCTGCCCTCGCGCATCAGCGATCTCGTTGCAAACCTCAAGCAGGCTGAGAAGAAGATCAAGGAGTACGAGTCGCGCGCTCAAGCTCAGCGTGTTCCCGCGCTTCTGGCAAGCGCTCAGACGGTCGGCTCGATACGCGTCGTCGCTGAAGAGCTGACGGACATGACCTCAGCAGACGACGTTCGCACGCTCGTCACGACCACGCGTGAACGTCTCGGCTCCGAGCCCTCCATCGTCGCCCTCGCAGCGAACATCACGGGGCGCCCGGTCATCATCGTCGCGACAAACGAGGCAGCTCGCAGCGCAGGCGTGCGTGCCGGACACATCGTTCGAACCGCGGCGGGCGTGCTCGGCGGCGGAGGCGGCGGAAAAGACGACATCGCCCAGGGCGGAGGGCAGGACGCCACAGCGATCCCCGCGGCTCTGACAAGCGTCATCGATGCTGTGAAGGCGTGA